A genomic stretch from Prionailurus bengalensis isolate Pbe53 chromosome E2, Fcat_Pben_1.1_paternal_pri, whole genome shotgun sequence includes:
- the PNMA8A gene encoding paraneoplastic antigen-like protein 8A — protein sequence MAMNLLEDWCRGMEVDIHRSLLVTGIPEDCGQAEIEETLHGVLSPLGPYFVLNKIFLREENAKAALIEVGEGVSLRAVPREFPARGGVWRVVCRDPTQDAEFLKNLNEFLDAEGRTWEDVVRLLQLSHPPRPQNQRPENWAEALGVLLGAVVQIVFYMDAEVRSREEVRAQEVTDAQAVAASASASRRKVKKEPGWSASKTENPDSWHDMEDEGDPPKPLVRRAGAKSRSRRKKQKKNPKQESVAWKKPKGHRSKSSAALEAPEANGAETMEVSEAIRSNRKPCVKQEESALKKPAGKCAWKAPSKPSRDAQLEAASPGVASESDQDGGQEGPPKKKAVGWALAKSPAPMRKKKKVSLGPVSYVLVDSEDAKTKPMMAKKGPAAREASVQKALRGPRPAELPASTSQGPEANPEGSPRASSGENDHRSHLGCADKWMSGEEPERRVGAGQGVHEEDPSAVEEADEVLEGESPDLPPRSP from the coding sequence ATGGCCATGAACCTTCTGGAGGACTGGTGCCGGGGTATGGAAGTGGACATCCACAGGTCCCTGTTGGTCACGGGCATCCCAGAGGACTGTGGTCAAGCAGAAATTGAGGAGACCTTGCATGGGGTCCTCTCCCCGCTGGGCCCGTACTTCGTGCTCAATAAGATTTTTCTGAGGGAAGAGAACGCCAAAGCTGCCCTAATTGAGGTGGGAGAGGGTGTGAGTCTCAGGGCCGTCCCCCGGGAGTTCCCAGCAAGGGGGGGCGTCTGGAGAGTGGTTTGTAGAGACCCCACCCAGGatgctgagtttttaaaaaatctgaatgagTTCTTAGATGCCGAGGGGCGCACGTGGGAGGATGTGGTCCGCCTGCTGCAGCTCAGCCACCCCCCACGGCCCCAGAATCAGCGCCCGGAGAACTGGGCAGAAGCTTTGGGGGTGCTCCTGGGGGCAGTGGTGCAAATCGTCTTCTACATGGACGCCGAGGTCCGCAGCCGCGAGGAAGTGAGGGCGCAGGAGGTGACTGATGCCCAGGCCGTAGCAGCTTCAGCTTCAGCATCACGGAGGAAGGTCAAGAAGGAGCCAGGATGGTCTGCTTCGAAGACGGAGAATCCCGACAGCTGGCATGACATGGAAGACGAAGGTGACCCCCCCAAGCCTCTGGTTCGCAGAGCTGGAGCTAAAAGTCGCTCcaggagaaagaagcagaaaaaaaaccccaagcaaGAGTCAGTGGCCTGGAAGAAACCCAAAGGCCACCGTTCCAAGAGCTCAGCCGCCTTGGAGGCTCCTGAGGCCAACGGCGCGGAAACTATGGAGGTCTCAGAAGCTATCAGGAGCAACAGAAAGCCCTGTGTGAAGCAGGAGGAGTCGGCGTTGAAGAAGCCTGCGGGCAAATGTGCCTGGAAGGCTCCCAGCAAGCCATCCCGTGATGCCCAGTTGGAAGCTGCGAGTCCTGGGGTTGCTTCGGAGTCAGACCAAGATGGCGGTCAGGAAGGCCCACCAAAGAAGAAGGCCGTGGGCTGGGCCTTGGCAAAGAGCCCTGCccccatgagaaagaaaaagaaggtaagcTTGGGCCCTGTCTCTTACGTCCTTGTCGATTCGGAAGATGCCAAGACAAAACCGATGATGGCAAAGAAAGGGCCAGCCGCAAGAGAGGCATCAGTTCAGAAGGCCCTCCGAGGCCCACGGCCCGCGGAGTTGCCAGCCTCGACCTCACAGGGCCCAGAGGCCAACCCAGAAGGCTCCCCGCGTGCCTCCAGTGGTGAGAACGACCACAGAAGCCATTTGGGGTGCGCCGACAAGTGGATGAGTGGGGAAGAGCCGGAGCGCCGGGTGGGGGCAGGTCAGGGGGTGCATGAGGAGGACCCCAGTGCAGTGGAAGAGGCAGATGAGGTTTTAGAGGGCGAGAGCCCTGACctccctcccaggagcccctga